The Dethiosulfovibrio peptidovorans DSM 11002 genome has a window encoding:
- a CDS encoding phage tail tape measure protein, with protein sequence MSKRDVQINVGARVDQAVSAFDRLQKTLYLNGHRLETYGQSVGKVFDPAMKGLVAVGLAAKTAAAGTGLAAFSVAQDLEEAMAVVAQKTGEGEEALKEYEDIVRRLFRENPVSGYGEVAQALAAVRVATGAAGEALEKLTQQYLSLSDVTGVDLNNAVRLGSRLFGDWSISTDKQTEALDALFVASRSTGASIENLAEKAVTYGTKFRQLGFSLEEALGLLGKWEKEGVSTEKALSGLGQAITNMTRSGVRNLVQGWKDLTNSIKNATTEGDAINKAVKYFGADAGPDMAAAIRENRFELGALVEVLSKAEGAIETADEETSTLIESLQSLRNTAKDKLLEPLGDEVSRYVAHVAELLEVLVEWADENQVLKGSVDAFFEGLGLGNIQVEEFKEALEKVDVASFTDQCETFGRMLKAIYRSLKTIADMIPWELLIEHADSLTKIIIYGWASGKVLSIAGGVLSLAGSFGDLADMMEKFNKVAAFIEGTSIAKWLIKSGAALSEMINKLGDSGRLSRWAKDFRNEMRALIKYKGAWFYELKLALGGAGANIGLDMGLEDLEGFEEALKGDKEALESLPEPIQKWIEKNKKTSVSLKETSKAVEDLDDKIKNVSDDMKKLEEDPFSLASLFDDEELFDNPDDLLARWVSDKPIRKIDLAISDLKKRVVEIKAGGKEAMETLGVSAEEADAVMRDSILKAVEEIKKSLADEDPYMATAFVSAMEKMGTEGGDALMASIAGAMGKGQDSIVKILTGAIQDGFIKGPALTEAMKLIQKKTDELVKKTGDQIEKEYAGMKFSSALMGDLKAYHAKLELSNLGVQSRMPKFSGKGEFGGTVNKVSAPISIQIGTVNVKRPEDADKTGREIGRGIVKSFDLGY encoded by the coding sequence TTGTCCAAGCGGGACGTACAGATAAACGTAGGGGCTCGTGTAGATCAGGCCGTGAGCGCCTTCGACAGATTGCAGAAAACCCTCTATCTGAACGGTCACCGCCTGGAGACCTACGGCCAGTCGGTAGGGAAGGTTTTCGACCCGGCTATGAAGGGGCTTGTGGCGGTAGGCCTTGCGGCCAAAACCGCCGCCGCGGGAACCGGATTGGCCGCTTTCTCGGTGGCCCAGGACCTCGAGGAGGCCATGGCGGTCGTCGCCCAGAAAACCGGAGAAGGCGAAGAGGCCCTGAAAGAATACGAGGACATCGTCAGAAGGCTTTTCAGGGAAAACCCGGTGTCCGGATACGGAGAGGTGGCCCAGGCTCTGGCGGCTGTTCGGGTGGCGACCGGGGCCGCCGGTGAGGCTCTGGAGAAACTGACCCAGCAGTATCTGTCCCTGTCGGACGTTACCGGAGTGGATCTCAACAACGCGGTTCGTCTGGGTTCCAGGCTCTTCGGGGACTGGTCCATCTCGACGGATAAACAGACCGAGGCGTTGGATGCGCTGTTCGTTGCATCCAGATCGACGGGGGCTTCCATAGAAAACCTGGCGGAGAAGGCCGTTACCTATGGAACCAAGTTCAGGCAGCTGGGCTTCTCCCTGGAGGAGGCTCTCGGGTTGTTGGGCAAGTGGGAGAAGGAAGGGGTCAGCACCGAAAAGGCCCTGTCCGGTCTTGGCCAGGCGATAACCAACATGACCCGAAGCGGTGTCCGGAACCTGGTTCAGGGATGGAAGGACCTTACGAATAGCATAAAAAACGCCACCACCGAAGGAGATGCCATAAACAAGGCCGTGAAGTATTTCGGCGCCGATGCAGGTCCGGACATGGCGGCGGCTATCAGGGAGAACCGCTTCGAGCTCGGAGCGTTGGTGGAGGTCTTGTCGAAGGCCGAGGGAGCGATCGAAACGGCCGACGAGGAAACATCTACGTTGATAGAGTCTCTTCAATCACTTAGGAATACCGCGAAAGACAAGCTCCTTGAGCCGTTGGGAGACGAGGTGTCTCGATATGTCGCCCACGTTGCCGAACTGCTGGAGGTTCTCGTCGAATGGGCGGACGAAAACCAGGTGCTTAAGGGCTCGGTTGATGCCTTCTTCGAAGGATTGGGGTTAGGCAATATACAAGTGGAAGAGTTCAAAGAGGCGTTGGAGAAGGTCGATGTCGCCTCCTTCACCGATCAGTGCGAGACCTTCGGCAGAATGCTGAAGGCTATCTATCGATCGCTTAAGACCATAGCCGACATGATCCCCTGGGAGCTCCTGATAGAACACGCCGACAGCCTGACCAAGATCATAATATACGGGTGGGCCTCCGGTAAGGTTTTGTCCATAGCCGGAGGAGTTCTAAGCCTTGCGGGATCTTTTGGCGACTTGGCCGATATGATGGAGAAGTTCAACAAGGTGGCGGCTTTTATCGAGGGTACTTCCATCGCTAAGTGGCTTATAAAAAGCGGAGCGGCATTATCGGAGATGATTAATAAGTTGGGAGACAGTGGACGACTGTCTCGCTGGGCCAAGGACTTTCGCAACGAGATGCGGGCGTTGATCAAGTACAAGGGAGCTTGGTTCTACGAGCTTAAGCTCGCTCTTGGTGGTGCCGGGGCGAATATAGGCCTGGATATGGGGCTGGAGGATCTGGAAGGGTTCGAAGAGGCCTTGAAGGGAGATAAAGAGGCCCTCGAAAGTCTGCCTGAACCGATTCAGAAATGGATAGAGAAGAACAAAAAGACGAGTGTATCGCTAAAAGAGACCTCCAAGGCCGTCGAGGATTTGGACGATAAGATCAAAAACGTATCGGATGATATGAAAAAGCTTGAAGAGGACCCGTTTTCTCTAGCTAGTCTATTCGATGATGAAGAGCTTTTTGATAACCCCGACGATCTCCTAGCCAGGTGGGTTAGCGATAAGCCGATCAGAAAGATAGATTTAGCCATCTCGGACCTTAAGAAGCGTGTAGTGGAGATAAAAGCCGGCGGCAAAGAGGCGATGGAAACATTGGGAGTCTCCGCCGAAGAGGCCGATGCCGTGATGAGAGACTCCATATTGAAGGCGGTAGAGGAGATAAAGAAGTCTCTCGCCGACGAGGATCCCTATATGGCCACCGCCTTCGTATCCGCCATGGAGAAGATGGGAACGGAGGGGGGAGACGCTCTTATGGCCTCCATAGCCGGGGCCATGGGCAAGGGGCAGGATTCCATCGTAAAGATTCTGACCGGGGCCATTCAGGACGGCTTTATAAAAGGTCCCGCTCTGACAGAGGCCATGAAGCTCATTCAGAAGAAGACGGACGAGCTCGTCAAAAAAACCGGAGATCAGATAGAAAAAGAATATGCCGGTATGAAATTCAGCTCCGCCTTGATGGGAGATCTGAAAGCCTACCACGCCAAGCTGGAGCTTTCCAACCTGGGGGTTCAAAGCAGGATGCCGAAGTTCTCCGGTAAGGGCGAATTCGGCGGGACGGTCAACAAGGTGTCCGCCCCTATATCGATACAGATAGGCACGGTCAACGTAAAACGTCCGGAGGATGCGGACAAGACCGGTCGGGAGATCGGCCGGGGGATAGTCAAGTCCTTCGATCTGGGGTACTGA
- a CDS encoding Bro-N domain-containing protein, with amino-acid sequence MEVQGRSVDLSETVAVMERNDEKGEIRSAFDFFRAAESRREAEEMIDVLEANPVAGDSDVTLFEFERMVVRVVFIDGNPWWVAKDVCDILSLGNVTEALRGLDEDELTSVILKSGGQSREMKVINEPGLYSLILRSRKPEAKRFKRWLTHELLPTIRKTGSYALPGVDPSKNGRKEELAEKRLAIMERNANCRMAKMILKGMDAFKDVMTKESKTVFMAKYGELVTDVDLTRLLPRSAEPMYSATDIGKECGVSAQVVGKVAKSHHLKSPAGEDGEYGYWIRSKSRYSSKEVNTFVYNERGREWFLDHFGITAMVE; translated from the coding sequence ATGGAGGTACAGGGGCGTTCCGTCGATCTATCGGAAACCGTCGCCGTGATGGAAAGAAACGACGAGAAAGGCGAGATAAGGTCCGCTTTCGATTTTTTTCGTGCCGCAGAGAGCCGAAGGGAGGCAGAAGAGATGATAGACGTGCTGGAGGCTAATCCCGTAGCTGGTGATTCTGATGTGACGTTGTTCGAGTTCGAGCGAATGGTGGTAAGGGTGGTATTCATCGACGGCAATCCTTGGTGGGTAGCAAAAGATGTATGTGATATATTAAGCCTTGGTAATGTTACGGAGGCCTTACGTGGTCTGGATGAGGATGAGCTGACTTCAGTAATACTGAAGTCAGGTGGGCAATCTCGAGAAATGAAAGTCATCAACGAACCTGGTCTTTACTCCCTTATCCTCAGATCCAGAAAGCCAGAGGCCAAACGATTCAAACGCTGGCTTACCCACGAGCTTCTGCCGACCATACGAAAAACCGGAAGCTACGCTCTTCCCGGCGTCGATCCATCCAAGAACGGCAGAAAGGAAGAGCTTGCGGAAAAACGTCTCGCCATCATGGAGCGGAACGCCAACTGTCGAATGGCCAAGATGATCCTGAAGGGCATGGACGCCTTCAAGGACGTCATGACCAAAGAGTCCAAGACCGTCTTTATGGCCAAGTACGGCGAGCTGGTTACAGACGTCGATCTGACTCGTCTGCTTCCCAGATCCGCCGAGCCGATGTACTCTGCCACCGACATAGGGAAGGAGTGTGGAGTCTCCGCCCAGGTGGTGGGCAAGGTGGCCAAGTCCCATCATCTGAAGAGCCCGGCGGGGGAGGACGGAGAATACGGCTACTGGATAAGAAGCAAGTCCCGTTATTCCAGCAAGGAGGTCAACACCTTCGTGTACAACGAAAGAGGCAGGGAGTGGTTTCTGGATCACTTCGGTATAACGGCCATGGTGGAGTAG
- a CDS encoding type II toxin-antitoxin system VapC family toxin, whose translation MVDYVLDACSLIAFFRGERGSDRVAEILTNNDCVIHAVNWCEVLYDLMKSREGESKVKEFSADLRKCGVTIYEAVDGDMCKDVARLKAKFFERKESLAFADCFALALSKKLNAPLVTSDKEMISVWDEYEIRFFRPPKLWFKPHHMINGAMNGKIEIDEYSSESEIVPTVNRLIQETAWLLKASFLDRRRFEAGFSAVLEDSFDDGRSKTLSLNMGAELTELYRPSLLVEALLVGVLAGAGYGPDLD comes from the coding sequence ATGGTAGATTATGTTCTGGATGCCTGCTCGTTAATAGCCTTTTTTAGAGGCGAAAGGGGTTCCGATCGCGTAGCCGAGATATTGACGAACAACGATTGCGTTATACATGCCGTAAATTGGTGCGAAGTGCTTTATGACCTTATGAAGAGCCGGGAGGGCGAATCCAAGGTTAAGGAGTTTTCGGCTGACCTGCGAAAGTGCGGCGTGACGATTTATGAGGCCGTGGATGGCGACATGTGTAAGGATGTCGCACGTCTCAAGGCTAAGTTTTTCGAGAGGAAAGAATCGCTGGCTTTTGCCGACTGCTTCGCCTTGGCCTTGTCGAAAAAACTCAACGCTCCCTTGGTGACGTCGGACAAGGAAATGATATCCGTTTGGGATGAATATGAGATACGTTTTTTTAGGCCTCCCAAGCTTTGGTTTAAACCTCACCACATGATAAATGGAGCTATGAACGGGAAAATCGAGATAGATGAATACTCGTCCGAGTCTGAGATAGTTCCTACCGTGAATAGACTGATTCAAGAGACCGCTTGGCTTCTTAAAGCTTCCTTCCTGGATAGAAGAAGATTCGAAGCCGGATTTTCTGCCGTTTTGGAAGACTCATTCGATGATGGAAGGTCCAAGACGCTCTCTTTGAATATGGGGGCTGAGTTGACTGAACTTTATAGGCCGAGCCTTTTGGTGGAAGCCCTTCTCGTCGGGGTTCTTGCGGGGGCTGGTTACGGACCTGATCTAGATTGA
- a CDS encoding head-tail joining protein, translated as MGSFRDHLTSTVEALFKGDWADTVVYNGSEIRAIIRKGRTGTDGTGFGSDGSSTEGTLRIRLSDVDPCEGDEVVEADGKVWSVVREISRSMTTALLEIRTDRSFL; from the coding sequence ATGGGATCTTTTCGGGATCACCTGACATCTACGGTGGAAGCCCTTTTCAAAGGTGATTGGGCCGACACGGTGGTCTATAACGGCAGCGAGATCCGGGCGATCATCCGCAAGGGCAGAACCGGAACCGACGGAACGGGTTTCGGGTCGGACGGTTCCTCCACGGAAGGAACTTTGAGGATAAGACTTTCCGATGTGGATCCCTGCGAAGGAGACGAGGTCGTCGAGGCCGATGGAAAGGTCTGGTCGGTGGTTAGAGAGATCTCCCGTTCCATGACGACGGCTCTGCTGGAGATCCGGACGGATCGGTCGTTTCTGTAA
- a CDS encoding DUF2190 family protein, with translation MRTYVEIGGRMDYTPTEDVSVDDVVVLGGRIGVATTDIPAGKMGVLAVVGVFRLPAVTGTAFAPGEALYWDASAGSLTRDGTGDKPLAGYAWTPKAASANFGEVKID, from the coding sequence GTGAGAACTTACGTGGAGATAGGCGGCAGGATGGATTACACGCCGACCGAGGATGTGTCCGTAGACGATGTGGTCGTTTTGGGGGGAAGGATCGGAGTGGCCACTACCGATATACCGGCTGGGAAAATGGGAGTTCTGGCCGTGGTGGGGGTGTTCCGGCTGCCCGCCGTGACGGGGACGGCCTTCGCTCCCGGAGAGGCTCTTTACTGGGACGCCTCTGCCGGAAGCCTGACCAGGGACGGTACGGGCGACAAACCCCTGGCGGGGTACGCCTGGACTCCGAAGGCGGCTTCGGCGAACTTCGGAGAGGTGAAGATCGACTGA
- a CDS encoding prohead protease/major capsid protein fusion protein, giving the protein MTGFRGERAGTCYRDVPVDGTYYREIAGVETKGTESSRTVELSFSSESPVSRWGEVEYLSHDQGAVDLKRLEEMGVLLWNHKSDVPIGSIEKVWIDESSRKGRALVRFDDDEESDRIYRKVLAGSLKSVSVGYRVENWEKVPAGGTSSNGRFAGPCYVGTRWEGLEISIVSVPADPSVGVNRNTEGGDDDVKRDVTLPEPENGVGNNGAAANPEKTPPEGEPGGRSADGGNQNRSTNDIPPSHRNFPVGGAPDSNVLQILRAERERVSEIQEMGRSFDIDLGEFIRSGAELDTVRAEVMKKLKETRQAISVPGRVTEDEKEKFRSAARDALLIRGGLPVEEPAAGSMDLRGYRLERMAEECLTRMGERVGGNPMEMIGRALTTSDLPVILGSVANVSLMEGWGVQEESYLKWMDDSGVVTDFKEHTGARAGEVDDLLPLPESGEYKSGSMGEESEAWKIGTFGRVFSISRQSIVNDALGVLTDIPRKMGEAARRKVADVGYQAFLDNPKMGDKKDLFCTHHGNLQPAAAFSFTDFEATLTALSLMVQAMKRQTDLSGKRRLNIIPKFLVVPVALELAARRFLKQTETPLSVDTAANKANGGGANPYAGAFELVSDPRLDDVSETAFYMAAEKGKTVKLFFLSGIKEPYLEQQQGWNVDGTSYKVRIDVGAKAMDWRGFQKNPGA; this is encoded by the coding sequence GTGACCGGTTTTAGAGGTGAGAGGGCTGGGACCTGCTACAGGGATGTCCCTGTAGACGGGACCTACTACAGGGAGATAGCCGGAGTTGAAACCAAGGGTACGGAGAGCTCCAGAACGGTGGAGCTCTCTTTTTCGTCCGAGTCTCCGGTTTCTCGCTGGGGAGAAGTGGAATATCTATCCCACGATCAGGGTGCCGTCGATTTGAAACGATTGGAGGAAATGGGAGTTCTGCTCTGGAATCACAAATCCGACGTTCCAATCGGTTCGATAGAGAAGGTCTGGATAGATGAATCTTCCAGGAAGGGGCGGGCACTAGTCCGATTCGACGACGACGAGGAAAGCGACAGGATCTACAGAAAGGTTCTGGCCGGATCTCTCAAGAGCGTATCGGTGGGCTACAGGGTGGAGAACTGGGAAAAGGTTCCGGCCGGTGGTACGTCCAGCAACGGTCGTTTTGCCGGGCCCTGTTACGTGGGTACCAGATGGGAAGGACTGGAAATTTCCATCGTGTCGGTTCCCGCCGATCCGTCGGTGGGGGTAAACAGAAATACTGAAGGAGGAGATGACGACGTGAAAAGAGACGTAACTTTACCTGAGCCTGAGAACGGGGTAGGAAACAACGGGGCGGCTGCGAATCCGGAAAAAACTCCCCCCGAGGGGGAGCCGGGGGGACGGTCCGCCGACGGCGGGAATCAGAACAGATCCACAAACGACATCCCCCCTTCTCATAGGAATTTCCCCGTAGGAGGAGCTCCAGATAGCAATGTGCTTCAGATCCTCAGGGCCGAGCGGGAGAGGGTATCGGAGATCCAGGAGATGGGAAGATCCTTCGATATCGACCTTGGCGAATTCATCCGTTCTGGTGCGGAACTCGACACGGTGAGAGCCGAGGTCATGAAAAAGCTCAAGGAGACGCGGCAGGCAATCTCCGTTCCCGGCAGGGTGACGGAGGACGAGAAGGAGAAGTTCCGTTCTGCTGCCAGAGATGCGCTCCTGATCCGCGGTGGTCTGCCCGTAGAGGAACCTGCCGCCGGCTCCATGGATCTGAGAGGCTACAGGCTGGAGAGAATGGCCGAGGAATGCCTGACCCGGATGGGCGAGCGGGTCGGTGGAAATCCCATGGAGATGATAGGCCGTGCCCTGACCACCTCGGACCTTCCCGTCATCCTGGGAAGCGTTGCGAACGTCTCTCTTATGGAAGGGTGGGGCGTTCAGGAGGAGAGCTATCTTAAGTGGATGGACGACTCCGGCGTCGTGACCGATTTCAAGGAACACACCGGGGCGAGGGCCGGAGAGGTGGATGATCTGCTTCCTCTGCCGGAATCCGGAGAGTACAAGAGCGGATCCATGGGCGAGGAGTCGGAGGCCTGGAAGATAGGGACCTTCGGCCGTGTGTTCTCCATATCCAGACAGTCGATCGTAAACGACGCACTGGGCGTACTGACCGATATTCCCCGGAAGATGGGCGAGGCCGCCAGGCGCAAGGTGGCCGACGTGGGCTACCAGGCTTTTCTGGATAACCCCAAGATGGGCGACAAGAAGGATCTTTTCTGTACCCATCACGGAAACCTTCAGCCTGCGGCGGCTTTCAGCTTCACCGATTTCGAGGCCACTTTGACGGCGCTCAGTCTCATGGTGCAGGCCATGAAGCGGCAGACGGACCTTTCCGGAAAGAGGCGGCTGAACATCATTCCCAAGTTCCTGGTGGTGCCGGTGGCTCTGGAGCTTGCGGCCAGGAGGTTCCTCAAGCAGACCGAAACCCCTCTGTCGGTGGACACCGCGGCTAACAAAGCCAACGGAGGAGGAGCAAACCCCTACGCCGGAGCCTTCGAGCTCGTGTCCGATCCCAGATTGGACGACGTGAGCGAGACCGCTTTCTACATGGCCGCCGAGAAGGGCAAGACGGTGAAGCTGTTCTTTCTGAGCGGAATCAAGGAACCCTATCTGGAACAACAGCAGGGATGGAACGTGGACGGAACGAGCTACAAGGTGCGAATAGACGTGGGAGCCAAGGCCATGGACTGGCGCGGTTTCCAGAAAAACCCCGGGGCGTAG
- a CDS encoding phage portal protein, translating to MSWFGKAGYVLDRAVGLVAPGAGARRMDDRAKMEARWEKRNYDAARIDRYGSGWVAVNKRPDETDRVYRDRIRARARDLERNNGIAQSVLLAMERHVVGTGLRPQAKILDADGKENEKLNREIEALWEVWAKPKNCDITGHDGFYGLQRMMVRRMVTDGEIYPILTAPEDGFIPLQIQMMEADALATWMPRAKDKRIVSGVEVNEYWRPLAYWFYRDDMETSSFGRTTDAVRVDAGRVLPMFVKTRPQAVRGISQFAHVMGNIRDSGEYMDAELMAARIAACFAAFIKTGSGNTPSIGRNATVQDALGRDKNVTRLEPGIVNTLPDGADVEFANPTHPNTGASDFVALQQRLIGAGTGQSYEVVSRDVSRTNYSSARAASLEDEEGYKVLRQFMVERVLEPLWEAFVCACVLSGKLNIRDYFQRPDVYNRCRWVPPGRQWVDPLKEVSAITKEMEAGITTLQDVCASKGKDWREVLEQISREREYMTSLNLGGLAGSSGIGQEALSLMALDNGKGE from the coding sequence ATGTCGTGGTTTGGTAAGGCGGGTTACGTGCTGGACCGGGCCGTGGGACTGGTGGCTCCCGGAGCCGGTGCCAGACGTATGGACGACAGGGCCAAGATGGAGGCCCGATGGGAGAAACGCAACTACGACGCCGCCAGGATAGACCGCTACGGAAGCGGTTGGGTGGCGGTGAATAAAAGGCCGGACGAGACCGACCGAGTCTACAGGGATAGGATAAGAGCTCGGGCGAGAGACCTTGAACGAAACAACGGAATAGCTCAGAGCGTTCTGCTTGCTATGGAGCGTCACGTCGTAGGCACGGGGCTACGGCCTCAGGCTAAAATCCTCGATGCCGACGGAAAGGAGAACGAAAAGCTGAACCGGGAGATAGAGGCCCTGTGGGAGGTGTGGGCGAAGCCGAAGAACTGCGACATAACCGGCCACGACGGCTTTTACGGTCTTCAGCGGATGATGGTTCGCCGTATGGTTACGGACGGTGAGATATACCCGATTCTCACGGCTCCGGAGGACGGATTCATTCCGTTGCAGATACAGATGATGGAGGCCGACGCCCTTGCGACCTGGATGCCCCGGGCGAAGGATAAGCGGATAGTTTCGGGAGTGGAGGTCAACGAGTACTGGCGTCCTCTGGCCTATTGGTTCTACAGGGACGACATGGAGACGTCCTCTTTCGGCAGAACAACCGATGCGGTGAGAGTGGATGCCGGGCGGGTGTTGCCGATGTTCGTAAAGACCAGACCTCAGGCGGTGAGGGGCATAAGCCAGTTCGCCCATGTCATGGGCAATATCAGAGACTCGGGAGAGTACATGGATGCCGAGCTGATGGCGGCCAGGATAGCGGCGTGCTTCGCCGCCTTCATAAAGACGGGAAGCGGGAACACTCCGTCGATAGGAAGGAACGCCACTGTCCAGGACGCCCTGGGCAGGGATAAGAACGTAACCAGACTCGAGCCGGGAATAGTGAATACCCTTCCGGACGGGGCGGATGTGGAGTTCGCCAACCCGACCCATCCCAACACCGGAGCCTCGGACTTCGTGGCTTTGCAGCAGAGACTGATAGGAGCTGGAACGGGGCAGAGCTACGAGGTGGTGAGCAGGGACGTCAGTCGAACGAACTACAGCTCGGCCAGGGCCGCATCCCTCGAGGACGAGGAAGGATACAAGGTGCTGAGGCAGTTCATGGTCGAGAGGGTCCTCGAGCCTCTATGGGAGGCCTTCGTCTGTGCCTGCGTTCTGTCCGGAAAGCTGAACATACGGGATTATTTCCAGCGTCCCGATGTGTATAACCGGTGCAGGTGGGTTCCTCCGGGAAGGCAGTGGGTGGATCCTCTTAAAGAGGTATCGGCTATCACTAAGGAGATGGAGGCCGGAATAACAACCCTTCAGGATGTATGTGCCTCCAAGGGCAAGGATTGGAGGGAGGTGTTGGAACAGATATCGCGAGAGAGGGAGTATATGACGTCCCTTAATCTCGGAGGTCTTGCCGGATCTTCCGGGATAGGGCAGGAGGCTCTTTCGTTGATGGCTCTGGATAACGGGAAAGGAGAGTGA
- a CDS encoding terminase gpA endonuclease subunit: protein MIVPWTSAELAACKPPERMTVSEWADRYRILTPRLAAKPGPWRTSYMPYLKGIMDAWNEPGVEEIVLCKGAQAGASEAANNCLGYTACQDPGAALVVYPTEDIAEWASENRLQDMIKTSNVFNGIFRERESDRLELQFRGMYIALTGANSPAALSAMPMRYIIFDEIDKYPRYSGREANPLKLGKERTKTFPNRKLMYISTPTLETGNIWRLLQRCDVVYRYEVPCPRCGELLSFSFKDVSWPEDLTEALRKEDDPTARQKIIRQVEDRAWYRCPHCEGRIEDRDKSFMLGEGRWISEGAEPGKIRRIGFHWNSIYSPQISFGAVASEFLRSKDSPEDLMNFINSWLAEPFRESVAKAEPEKVLEASGNYSRGEVPDEAVAITAGVDVQKSEAYYVVRAWGPGLTSWLIEYGRFDTWNETDLQDGLRAHIVEPVYRFGDGRLCQIGYCLVDCGYRTDEVYDACVVYGDVLGPVKGSSRRMDGYYRRHVVDRKGRKDGLTMLEANTSLLKDFIFGRMTKEPGTRGSWSLFRDCPRGYAEQIASEHKVMVTDARTGSSHHEWKKISGHAANHLLDCEVYATLAARMLNLHYMPTEEEREAMRPSSSSVDSAEGAGWLKGGGSGWWKGR, encoded by the coding sequence TTGATCGTACCTTGGACATCCGCGGAGCTTGCGGCCTGCAAGCCTCCGGAAAGGATGACCGTAAGCGAGTGGGCGGACCGTTATCGGATCCTGACTCCCAGGCTTGCCGCCAAGCCCGGACCGTGGAGGACTTCCTACATGCCCTATCTGAAGGGGATCATGGATGCCTGGAACGAGCCGGGAGTGGAGGAGATCGTTCTGTGCAAGGGAGCTCAGGCGGGAGCGTCGGAGGCGGCGAACAACTGTCTGGGTTACACGGCCTGTCAGGATCCCGGGGCGGCTCTGGTGGTGTATCCCACCGAGGATATAGCGGAATGGGCCAGCGAAAACCGGCTTCAGGACATGATAAAAACCAGCAACGTATTCAATGGGATCTTTCGGGAGAGGGAGTCGGATCGTCTGGAGCTTCAGTTTCGGGGAATGTATATAGCTCTCACCGGAGCGAACAGCCCCGCCGCTCTCTCCGCCATGCCTATGAGATACATAATCTTCGACGAGATCGACAAGTATCCGAGGTATTCGGGCCGGGAGGCTAATCCGCTGAAGCTGGGGAAGGAGAGGACCAAGACTTTTCCCAACCGAAAGCTGATGTACATATCCACTCCGACTCTGGAGACCGGGAACATCTGGCGGCTTTTGCAGAGGTGCGACGTCGTCTATCGGTACGAGGTTCCCTGTCCTCGTTGCGGAGAGCTCCTTTCCTTCTCCTTCAAGGATGTGTCGTGGCCCGAGGATCTCACGGAAGCCCTCAGGAAGGAGGACGATCCCACCGCCAGACAGAAGATAATTCGCCAGGTGGAGGATCGGGCGTGGTATCGCTGTCCTCACTGTGAAGGAAGGATAGAGGATCGGGACAAGTCTTTTATGCTTGGCGAAGGCAGATGGATTTCGGAAGGAGCCGAGCCGGGGAAGATCCGTCGGATAGGTTTCCACTGGAACTCGATATATTCTCCTCAGATTTCGTTCGGTGCCGTGGCTTCGGAGTTCCTTCGGTCGAAAGACAGTCCGGAGGATCTTATGAACTTCATAAACTCCTGGCTGGCCGAGCCCTTCAGGGAGTCGGTGGCCAAGGCGGAGCCGGAGAAGGTTCTGGAGGCTTCCGGAAATTATTCCCGAGGAGAGGTGCCGGACGAGGCGGTGGCCATTACCGCCGGAGTGGACGTTCAGAAGTCGGAGGCCTATTACGTGGTGCGTGCCTGGGGTCCCGGGTTGACGTCCTGGCTTATCGAGTACGGCCGGTTCGACACCTGGAATGAAACGGACCTTCAGGACGGTCTGAGGGCCCATATAGTGGAGCCGGTCTATCGTTTCGGCGACGGTCGTCTGTGTCAGATCGGCTACTGCCTTGTCGACTGCGGCTACAGGACCGACGAGGTTTACGACGCCTGCGTGGTGTACGGAGATGTTCTGGGTCCGGTCAAGGGCTCCTCTCGGAGGATGGACGGTTATTACCGCCGTCACGTGGTGGACCGCAAGGGCCGGAAAGACGGCCTCACCATGCTGGAGGCGAATACGTCTTTGTTGAAGGATTTCATTTTCGGACGTATGACGAAGGAGCCCGGAACTAGAGGGTCGTGGTCGCTTTTCAGGGACTGCCCGAGAGGATACGCCGAGCAGATAGCGTCGGAGCATAAGGTGATGGTGACGGATGCCAGGACAGGTTCCAGTCATCACGAGTGGAAGAAGATCTCCGGACACGCCGCCAACCACCTTCTGGATTGCGAGGTTTATGCGACTCTGGCGGCCAGAATGCTCAACCTGCACTACATGCCAACGGAGGAGGAGCGGGAGGCCATGAGGCCGTCGTCTTCTTCCGTGGATTCCGCCGAAGGTGCGGGATGGCTGAAGGGCGGCGGTTCGGGATGGTGGAAAGGGAGGTGA